From a region of the Chroicocephalus ridibundus chromosome 8, bChrRid1.1, whole genome shotgun sequence genome:
- the LOC134519930 gene encoding coagulation factor XIII B chain-like isoform X1, producing METVTKMRFQSCFFFLVTMYSGKLCAEDKPCDLPRIENGEIAQYYYNFKSYYFPMRKEKKLSYSCMAGYTTETGTQDGRITCTAKGWSPVPQCYKKCNKPLLENGFFYGTETYFKIQEKLQYKCNPGYHTPSGGTEDMVQCRPEGWSSRPSCIRKIESCQVPNLHHGSYFTARQELRVNETLLYKCDEGYHTAGGNTTEAAVCLAHGWSLTPNCTKITCSSLSAIAHGGFYPVKKVYEEGDVVHFFCEENYSVSEFDLIQCYYFGWHPDPPVCEDVKNKCPPPPLPPHAHIITLRRTHHNGDKVHIRCQSSFEIRGSEEIQCEEGKWTSPPICIGTMDKGESEAPPSLEEHAAVRTSSTYHDEDMKMEQNCPSPPVIKNGGVLGPVLTSYKNGSSVEYGCQHYHSLDGPSTVYCKQGNWTERPTCLEPCTLRVTDMNSNNIELKWRQEELIFLHGDLVEFECKEGYRFLQTTLPSPGRTQCNHGRLNYPKCVMQVPAEKCDSPPSIANGALTLPPLAQYDSGSSVQYNCSDYHFLQGSERIYCSGGQWTSPPVCIEPCTLSKNEMEKNNVLLQGFYKNQVYFYHGDYVGFYCKENHFGEESGTTLFQVQCKRGHLAYPRCVERGK from the exons ATGGAGACGGTAACGAAGATGagatttcaaagctgttttttcttcctagttACGATGTATTCAGGCAAACTCTGTGCAGAAG ATAAACCTTGTGATTTGCCACGCATAGAAAATGGAGAGATTGCCCAGTACTATTATAATTTCAAAAGCTACTATTTCCCTATGcgcaaggaaaaaaaactttcctatTCTTGTATGGCTGGTTACACAACTGAAACTGGGACCCAAGATGGCAGAATAACTTGTACAGCAAAAGGCTGGTCTCCGGTGCCCCAATGCTACA aaaaatgtaaCAAGCCTCTtctggaaaatggctttttttacGGTACAGAAACATACTTCAAAATACAGGAGAAACTGCAATACAAATGTAATCCAGGCTACCACACTCCAAGTGGTGGCACTGAGGACATGGTGCAATGTCGGCCAGAAGGATGGTCCTCCCGGCCAAGCTGCATCAGAAAAATTG aGTCGTGTCAGGTACCCAATTTACATCACGGCAGCTACTTCACAGCCCGACAAGAGCTTCGAGTGAATGAAACGCTGCTGTACAAATGTGACGAGGGGTATCACACTGCGGGAGGAAACACGACAGAAGCAGCAGTGTGTCTAGCGCATGGGTGGTCCCTCACTCCAAACTGCACTA AAATAACTTGCTCCTCTTTGAGTGCAATAGCACATGGAGGTTTCTATCCTGTGAAGAAAGTCTATGAAGAGGGAGATGTAGTTCActttttctgtgaggaaaattATTCTGTCAGTGAATTTGACCTAATTCAATGTTATTATTTTGGATGGCACCCTGACCCTCCAGTGTGTGAAG atgtaaAAAATAAATGCCCTCCACCACCGCTTCCTCCTCATGCCCACATCATCACACTTAGAAGAACACATCATAATGGAGACAAAGTTCATATACGGTGTCAAAGTAGCTTTGAAATAAGAGGATCTGAGGAAATCCAGtgtgaagaaggaaaatggaCATCACCCCCTATTTGTATTG GAACTATGGATAAAGGGGAATCTGAGGCACCACCATCACTCGAGGAACATGCAGCAGTACGGACAAGCAGCACATATCATGATGAAGACATGA AAATGGAGCAAAACTGTCCCTCTCCACCTGTGATTAAAAATGGTGGTGTTCTTGGTCCGGTATTGACAAGTTACAAAAATGGTTCCTCAGTAGAATATGGTTGTCAGCATTACCATTCTTTGGATGGACCTAGTACTGTTTACTGCAAACAAGGAAACTGGACAGAACGACCTACTTGCTTAG AACCATGCACTCTTCGTGTAACTGATATGAACAGCAACAACATAGAGTTGAAATGGAGACAGGAAGAATTAATTTTCCTACATGGTGATCTCGTAGAGTTTGAATGTAAAGAGGGATACCGTTTTCTCCAGACTACCCTTCCATCTCCTGGGAGGACACAGTGTAACCACGGCAGACTGAACTATCCAAAATGTGTTATGCAAG TTCCTGCAGAAAAATGTGACTCTCCACCTTCTATTGCGAATGGTGCTCTCACTCTCCCACCCCTGGCCCAGTATGACAGTGGTTCTTCAGTGCAGTATAATTGCTCTGACTATCATTTTTTGCAAGGATCTGAGAGAATTTACTGTTCTGGAGGACAGTGGACTTCACCACCAGTTTGTATAG AGCCATGTACTTTGTCAAAAAacgaaatggagaaaaataacgTGCTGCTGCAAGGGTTCTATAAGAATCAAGTTTACTTTTACCATGGGGATTATGTTGGATTTTACTGTAAAGAGAACCATTTTGGAGAAGAATCTGGTACAACTTTATTTCAAGTGCAGTGTAAGAGAGGACACCTGGCATATCCAAGATGtgttgaaagaggaaaataa
- the LOC134519930 gene encoding coagulation factor XIII B chain-like isoform X2, whose translation MRKEKKLSYSCMAGYTTETGTQDGRITCTAKGWSPVPQCYKKCNKPLLENGFFYGTETYFKIQEKLQYKCNPGYHTPSGGTEDMVQCRPEGWSSRPSCIRKIESCQVPNLHHGSYFTARQELRVNETLLYKCDEGYHTAGGNTTEAAVCLAHGWSLTPNCTKITCSSLSAIAHGGFYPVKKVYEEGDVVHFFCEENYSVSEFDLIQCYYFGWHPDPPVCEDVKNKCPPPPLPPHAHIITLRRTHHNGDKVHIRCQSSFEIRGSEEIQCEEGKWTSPPICIGTMDKGESEAPPSLEEHAAVRTSSTYHDEDMKMEQNCPSPPVIKNGGVLGPVLTSYKNGSSVEYGCQHYHSLDGPSTVYCKQGNWTERPTCLEPCTLRVTDMNSNNIELKWRQEELIFLHGDLVEFECKEGYRFLQTTLPSPGRTQCNHGRLNYPKCVMQVPAEKCDSPPSIANGALTLPPLAQYDSGSSVQYNCSDYHFLQGSERIYCSGGQWTSPPVCIEPCTLSKNEMEKNNVLLQGFYKNQVYFYHGDYVGFYCKENHFGEESGTTLFQVQCKRGHLAYPRCVERGK comes from the exons ATGcgcaaggaaaaaaaactttcctatTCTTGTATGGCTGGTTACACAACTGAAACTGGGACCCAAGATGGCAGAATAACTTGTACAGCAAAAGGCTGGTCTCCGGTGCCCCAATGCTACA aaaaatgtaaCAAGCCTCTtctggaaaatggctttttttacGGTACAGAAACATACTTCAAAATACAGGAGAAACTGCAATACAAATGTAATCCAGGCTACCACACTCCAAGTGGTGGCACTGAGGACATGGTGCAATGTCGGCCAGAAGGATGGTCCTCCCGGCCAAGCTGCATCAGAAAAATTG aGTCGTGTCAGGTACCCAATTTACATCACGGCAGCTACTTCACAGCCCGACAAGAGCTTCGAGTGAATGAAACGCTGCTGTACAAATGTGACGAGGGGTATCACACTGCGGGAGGAAACACGACAGAAGCAGCAGTGTGTCTAGCGCATGGGTGGTCCCTCACTCCAAACTGCACTA AAATAACTTGCTCCTCTTTGAGTGCAATAGCACATGGAGGTTTCTATCCTGTGAAGAAAGTCTATGAAGAGGGAGATGTAGTTCActttttctgtgaggaaaattATTCTGTCAGTGAATTTGACCTAATTCAATGTTATTATTTTGGATGGCACCCTGACCCTCCAGTGTGTGAAG atgtaaAAAATAAATGCCCTCCACCACCGCTTCCTCCTCATGCCCACATCATCACACTTAGAAGAACACATCATAATGGAGACAAAGTTCATATACGGTGTCAAAGTAGCTTTGAAATAAGAGGATCTGAGGAAATCCAGtgtgaagaaggaaaatggaCATCACCCCCTATTTGTATTG GAACTATGGATAAAGGGGAATCTGAGGCACCACCATCACTCGAGGAACATGCAGCAGTACGGACAAGCAGCACATATCATGATGAAGACATGA AAATGGAGCAAAACTGTCCCTCTCCACCTGTGATTAAAAATGGTGGTGTTCTTGGTCCGGTATTGACAAGTTACAAAAATGGTTCCTCAGTAGAATATGGTTGTCAGCATTACCATTCTTTGGATGGACCTAGTACTGTTTACTGCAAACAAGGAAACTGGACAGAACGACCTACTTGCTTAG AACCATGCACTCTTCGTGTAACTGATATGAACAGCAACAACATAGAGTTGAAATGGAGACAGGAAGAATTAATTTTCCTACATGGTGATCTCGTAGAGTTTGAATGTAAAGAGGGATACCGTTTTCTCCAGACTACCCTTCCATCTCCTGGGAGGACACAGTGTAACCACGGCAGACTGAACTATCCAAAATGTGTTATGCAAG TTCCTGCAGAAAAATGTGACTCTCCACCTTCTATTGCGAATGGTGCTCTCACTCTCCCACCCCTGGCCCAGTATGACAGTGGTTCTTCAGTGCAGTATAATTGCTCTGACTATCATTTTTTGCAAGGATCTGAGAGAATTTACTGTTCTGGAGGACAGTGGACTTCACCACCAGTTTGTATAG AGCCATGTACTTTGTCAAAAAacgaaatggagaaaaataacgTGCTGCTGCAAGGGTTCTATAAGAATCAAGTTTACTTTTACCATGGGGATTATGTTGGATTTTACTGTAAAGAGAACCATTTTGGAGAAGAATCTGGTACAACTTTATTTCAAGTGCAGTGTAAGAGAGGACACCTGGCATATCCAAGATGtgttgaaagaggaaaataa